One window of Novosphingobium sp. P6W genomic DNA carries:
- a CDS encoding serine hydrolase, which yields MTAAAALLPVGAAYAEQLQPIAPAARATDQVVEVQSSFDDMFGTQQRGPRTYSSPFGQQLAAVANASQGRIGVAAMDLTSGRMVDVLGNQRFPMASTSKIAIAATFLEGVDKGKWSLTSEFPLMVPVGSAPFSSAVAPVRAGEYMSALRLMELMITRSNNYATDALLKVVGGPKAVNAWVERAGIDDWHIDRDIATLVRDDGAIDPARVVDTRDSATPYAMVQLLSGIYQGKWLSPSSRSALLGAMSRCVTGKRRIPAGLPEGAQVSHKTGSLNNTSSDVGIVQTPDGRVFAIAIYVTGQGGRPGRESRIASIARTVYNGYLTEAPAMRRTASSR from the coding sequence ATGACCGCTGCGGCAGCTTTGCTGCCGGTGGGCGCGGCGTATGCCGAACAACTTCAGCCCATCGCACCCGCAGCGCGGGCGACCGACCAGGTGGTCGAAGTTCAGAGCAGCTTCGATGACATGTTCGGCACGCAGCAGCGCGGGCCGCGTACCTATTCCTCGCCGTTTGGCCAGCAACTGGCTGCCGTCGCCAATGCCTCGCAGGGACGCATCGGCGTCGCCGCGATGGACCTTACCAGCGGCCGCATGGTCGACGTGCTGGGCAACCAGCGCTTTCCGATGGCCAGCACCAGCAAGATCGCCATCGCTGCGACTTTCCTTGAAGGCGTGGACAAGGGCAAGTGGAGCCTCACCAGCGAATTTCCGCTGATGGTTCCGGTCGGTTCGGCGCCGTTCTCCAGCGCGGTCGCTCCGGTTCGCGCGGGTGAGTATATGAGCGCCCTGCGCTTGATGGAGCTGATGATCACGCGCTCCAATAATTACGCCACTGACGCCCTGCTCAAGGTCGTGGGCGGCCCCAAGGCGGTCAATGCCTGGGTGGAACGCGCCGGCATCGACGACTGGCACATCGACCGCGATATCGCCACGCTGGTGCGGGACGACGGTGCGATCGATCCGGCCCGCGTCGTCGATACGCGTGACAGCGCCACGCCTTATGCGATGGTGCAGCTTCTCTCGGGCATCTATCAGGGCAAATGGCTCAGCCCGTCGAGCCGCAGTGCACTGCTGGGCGCGATGAGCCGCTGCGTTACCGGCAAGCGCCGGATTCCCGCCGGTCTGCCAGAAGGTGCGCAGGTTTCGCACAAGACCGGCTCGCTCAACAACACTTCCAGCGACGTGGGTATCGTCCAGACCCCGGACGGCCGCGTCTTCGCGATCGCCATTTACGTGACCGGGCAGGGCGGACGCCCGGGCCGCGAATCGCGCATCGCCAGCATCGCCCGCACCGTCTACAACGGCTACCTCACCGAAGCCCCCGCCATGCGGCGCACCGCGTCCTCGCGCTGA